The DNA region CATCATAATTAACTGTAGAAACTATATTTCGTAATTCCCTCATACCTTTTTTAGATGAAGAAGTAGTGTGGCAAAGACTACCTGCAACAACTTGTTTCTCCCACACTTTCTCAAGTCGTTGAAAGAAATCAACACACTACCTCTCACAAGAATCAATAGGGAAACCCACCCACTTACCAAAGCCCTTAACCATCTTACTTACACAAACTAAAGGTTCCAAGTCATCCTTCGTAGAAATGTCATTTGGGTCACCTTCCTCTATCATTAAAACCAGACCCCCATTAGGATCCCATTGAGCCAAAGGTACAAATTCCAGCAACTTTCGATCATCCTCATCCTTATCTAACCCTGTGGGATTGACCTTGTTCAACAACAAAGTTTCTTCTTCAAAAGTATCAGAAACCAACtcaaaaaaaggagagaaacgATTTTGTTTCAACAAAGATTGATGGCAAAGCATACTAGAAGACATCGAATGCGTCATTGAACACCCCACGATTGAAGAATCCATAGGATTAGTGAAGCTAGATTGTCCATCGGAGTTCAAAACACACAAATCTCCCTCAACCCTACTAATTGGATAGTCCATCACTGGGACATCGGCAACTGAGACAGCAAGAAAAACCCCCACCTCAGCGTCCTTGCATGGAGAGTCCACTGAACGAAAACTTGTAGCCACAGCCACATTGGGACCCTCGTTGGATCTTGAAAAATCCCCTCCCATATCACCGATACCAAGAGCCACCAGTTGTGACTTCTCGACAAAGTCGTGGGAGCCCTAACCTTCACCCATCTCGCATGATCATGAAAGGCTTTGTGTTTTCAAGTGGTTGAAGGCACCAGTTTGTAACTGCTGGGTTTTGGCCATATTGGTATGTTAGGCTTGCTTAATAGGCCCAAGCCCAGTAGGTGAACAAAATTAGCCCACTTCACCAATTGTTGGCCATTACCTTCAAGGtcaacataaatttttaaagaaaaatgggtCTGAGTCCACTTAAAAGAAGATACATGCATTAGGCGGCTAGATATAAGGTGAGTTGgaatatttgttttttgaattaaaTCGAATCCCCcaaatctctccttttgatttAAATTGCCAGAATGTTTAGGAAATTGCTTCTCCAAACCTAAATCACTTCCTGATTTCACGTGcttattaatttctttccaATCATGGTTCCTTGGATTACCAGTGGATTTTACAAACCCATCACCACTGGCAGCCACCTCCTTCCTCGGCCTAGGAACTGATTTTCCCAAGAAAATATCACTCCACTTCCTTTCAAGAAAAGCCTAGCCACACTTATGAAATCCTTTTGGGACACGCAAACAACCACGTCTTGCCCCATTATGATACTTAGATATTTCCACAAAAAACCACCCTTATTCCACCTACTAGAACactccaaaattttataattctcaagaaactgtttgaaaaaaaaagttgcttgCTAAAATCGCAACAGCATAACTCTACCAAGCATGCAATGATCCAATCCAAACCCGATCTATCAACCTGAATAGAACCATGATGCTTGCCCCATTTTTTATTGATGGAATAAGAATCCATACAACCTCCATCAAAAGCCAAGAAGAAGGCCTTTGTGtcaatacaaaacaaaacaaaacaaacaaacaaacaaacaaaaaagaagcaaaattcCCCCTCCCCTAGGTGAAGGAGAAGGCTTAGCTTGTGAAATATGAGACTTGAGTTTAGGTGAGGGTTGCAACGTAGGAGGATTAAGGTTCTTAATGGGTAGGGATGGTTGAGTTAGTGTATGTTGGCGTATGTACTAACCAAATTGATTTGGCCAATAGCAAGGCTGTTGGAGAGGGATAGGATGTGTAAGGATGAAATAGTGTTGGATGTGGGGAAACAATTTGGGGTAGCAAAAGGCGGAAAGGCTTATGCATTAGGTAGTGGAAAGTGTTGTGGGAAAGAGGAAagaagtggtggtggtgggagtTGTAAAGGATGTGGTTGAGAGAAAGGGTGAGGTGAAAGGGGCAGGGTGGGAGCACCGGGTGCACTCATACTAGAATCACGCACACTTCATGGATATGAATGATTACGTGATAACAAGCCATCAGGGACGGAGGCAAGCTTTGACGTGGGGGCAATTggcctccccccccccccccccaactcccaaatttttttttttaaatattagtatatCCTCAAGTATTAGTTTTAGCAATTTTGTactataaaattacactttaccccatttaataatatcattaattcttttaagagtaattttACTGCCACAAACTTTTCTAcaacttttttacaaactgttgaggTAGAAAATTCATATTGGTTCACACTTGGCCTATTGCTTACACCACTTTTTGACTTACTAATAACCACTCATTActttagcaatttgtaaaaagttTATAGCTCTAGCATTCCTCCTCTAAACGCCATAAAAAAGTcaatagatctaaaatctaaaataaaatatacaagcccaaaaaattaacacaacaaaaattaccaataataaatctaaaacaaaataagccCAATTAACCAATTTCACTCATCGCAAAAAACCTGGccctttaaataattttaaataaaattattttgtcctTTCCCCAGCAGCAATATCTAagtcacaccaaaaaaaaaaaaatccctcaaaCAACTTATAGTGGTAGTAGAGTCAGAGGTTGGAGCCGCCGCACATAGCCAACAACAGACTCGTCTCCCCTAACTTTAAGTCCTGGCTCCGTCATTGCAAGCAATCACAGCTCAACAAATATATAACACTTAACATGTTGCTGGAAAGAGCTAAACAACAACCTTGCTgttttcattttaagaaaataattttattcaaaagagAGATTAAATCCACAATGTGTTCATTCAAGTCACTcctaacaaaacaaattaaaattgaagATTTAATAGATCTATGAACTCTATATAAGAGAATGCAGTGATGCTACCCAAGGTAACCATCCAATCATATAAAGATCACAACAAATATAGTTTAATAAAATGATTACGGAGCTCGACATCATCAAGATCGAAACCCACACACTTGGCAATACGAGACTTTACCGTTGGGTCATTAAGATGACCACAGGAGGCACATTAGCGAACTgattaatgattaataaataaaatttcaccaAAAATTTCTTCGCTTATGAAGCTGCAATGTATATATTTATCAGCAAGATGCCTTCTTCATTGAAGCCAGCAAGATGACCATCACCTGGGGCTTTAAAGCTCTCAGATAAGTGCACCCTATTTGCAGATTCTAACATCAGCGCTTTAGGTGCCTTCTAGCCAAAGCAGAGGCTTTCTTAGGGATGTAAACCTTGTAGCTCACCTGCACAAAAATATTTAGACCTTATATGCAGCGGTTAAACatattaaactataaaaattgtACAGTTACAGGATACTTCCTTGGAGAGTAAAGAATAACGTAAGTTAGATTGAAAAACCTACCTGCACCATTTCACCACCCCGCATCACAGTCATTGTCTTCTGCTCAAACTGTGAGCCCTCTGTAGCCTCCCCTTGTGGTTTATTTGTACTATTCTCAGCTAATATGGAATTACCACTAGAAGATGACTTGGGAGCAGCAGAACCACTAGCTTTTGTAATGTCTTCATCGCTATTATTGCTACTTGGGCTCACAGTTTGAGCAGGTTCAGCAGCACTCTTACCTAAAGTCTTCCCAGCAACCGACACATTTGCCAGATGAGATCCCCCTGAAGTGGGTGCTTGCTTCAGAGTGGTGTGagttttaaatgaattttgCCTCGCTAATGGTGTAACCAACTTTGGTCTGGCAATTACAGAACCAACAGCTGAATTGACATTTTCATAGGGCTTCTCAGTAATAGCCACCTGATCAGGTGCACAAGGATATTCCTGCTCAGCAGACCCAGATTTATGGCCCAAATCCTTCCCATCTGGAATCTTTTCATCATTTCGTAAAACAAAGTTGGAAAGTCTCCTCAGTGCAGGCACTCTGATCTCTCTTACTTCTTCAGTTGCACCTAGCAATTTAGCATCATGCTCCTTGGGGGACTTTGTACCAACGATTTTAGCACCATCTCTCCTCAGTGCAGGCACTCTGATCTCTCTTACTTCTTTGGTTGCACCTTTCAATTTAGCATCATCCTCCTGGGGAGAATTTGTACCAACAATTTTGGCACCATCCTCAGGGAGATTAATTTGAACCAATTCAGCTTCTGCAGTGGATGGTTGCTTCACATCATCGTCATTCTTATCTTTCTTACTTGCAGGAGTATTTGCATTTGTATGGCGCCCTCCTCGaaactttattaaattttccAAAGCCCTTTGCCTTAAAATTGACTCCAAATCGTCACCATTCGCATGACCAGAAACCTCGGCCACTTTTCCTTTTACACCATTGTTTCTCCCAACCCCACTGCTGTTAGGATTACATCCATTGTATTGATTCTCAATGTCCTTGCCACTTTCTGTAAGTTCAGAGATTCTGATGTTAGAAATTACAGGTTCTTCTCCCTTCTCATTGTCTACCCTCACTTTCTTCGCAGCTGCAACATTTGAGTGATGATCTAGCTCCCTCTTATATCCCCCATCATTACTATCATTGCTTCTGCATGAAGGGtaatcatcattgtcatatacAATCTCCTCTTTATACTCATCCTTATTTGACACCCTGTCTTCATTTTCCTCTTCCATTACTGTAATAACTGATCTCAGACGCTTCGAATTGTTCTCGCCTGTCTTTTTGTCCTCACTTGGGTATTTGTAACTTTCAATACTCCGACTGCATGAAGAACAACTCCTTGATCTATATCTAATCCTTTTAGTTTCGCTTCTAACCTTCtccactttctttttctctttctctcttctttcagaCCGGCCTCTATgtctctcaaactctctctcatGACTGCTAGTACTCCCAACCTGACACATTGAGCAGCTGCACGACCCACTACTCATGGAACTTACACTAGCTTCTCTCCtaggcttcttcttcttgtggGTCTTCCTCCCAACCTCAGAGTTCTCCTTTCTCTTTGACCCAATTTTCTTCCTCACACGAGTAGACTCCTCGCTACTCTCACGCCTATGAGAATGCCCTCGAGTCCTTTTCTTATTCTCCTCACCACTTTCAGAGCTATAAGAGCGCCTTTGAGCCCTCTTCTTGCTACCTTTCACATCTTTCCGAGTACGAGAACGAGCCCTTCTACTTTTATAATCATCCTCAGAACTAGAACATGAAACTGATACAGAAATCTTCGAATCATCTTCTTCCGACAAAAGAGAATCGTCACGGCGGCGAAGCTTCTTggatttattatatttcttaacCCTATTCCTACTCTTACTTCTCTTCCTTGTTCGACCCTAAACCAGTGACAATCACGTGCATACATACATTAGTAGCCATTATGAACACAAAATTCAAAGACCCATAAACAGATACACAAATAAACTAaatcaaaaatacaaattttatttatttttcctttttcccatAAATTAGGATCTCAAAAACAAATCTTCTTGAACCACAATATTCTTAATCCATCCACTTATCTCAACAGAGTTTAAATactataactatatatatatatatatggggacCCAGTAAACAAAAAGAAGCCTAAGTTTCAGTACCTAGATTTTCTATTCTTTTAGAGAATTTTCCCAAGAACCATAATAAAGGTTAGTCTTTTATAGTTCAAGAAAATGGAAAGGTAAAACAGAAAATCGAAGAACAAAGTTTTTACgtaaacataaataaatttagagagagagagagagtaaaaaccTGAGAGGAATTCTTGGAGCGTTTtttcttggaagaagaagaggattttCCCATCTGGGTCACTTACCTTACCTGCAACAATCAAAATTAcatataaaacaaagaaaaaccaaaaacgTTAAGAGTTAGACGATGAAAAATGAGTTGGGATTGAAGGAAGGTTTAAGGGAATCGGAAATCGCGGATTATAAAATCGAAGGCAGTGCTTCTCCACTCTTCAGATTTAAGAACGCACCCAGTTTTGAGTTTGGAACCCCAAACTCTCTTCTCGTTTTATACCTTTCACAATACCATTTGTGTCCACGTGTCTCTCTTTATATGGAGCCCATCTTTTTGGCTAAATTACAAATCATACCCACTATTAATAGGAATGACTATTTAAACCCGCCTCACCCGCTCTTGATAGGGCGGGTTTAACCCACCCTGCAAACAATTTGGAAGGGGGTAAATTTTTACCCCACACCCACACTCACACCCACACCTACCCACACCCCAAACCATCCtgcttatatttaaaaaaatcttaaatttttttttataagtttttattatatggcatatatctctatatattaagaagatTAGAAAGTTCgttatggtttaaaaaaatgtcaaaaatacctccaatctaattagataatccttattcttaaaaaataaaaaatggcgttaaaattgtaattcaacaaaattttaaaaaaaaaaaactactagagaaacttttttcctaaaaattaacactctctatttaaatatatctcacgcatgtttgatatatttttttcctaaaaactagcaCACACTAAACCCTACAGTTTActccatttcaaatcctaaattttagtttcttaaaagtttttttctatGTAACCTCACtgacaataaataaatttaaattgaaaaattacattaaacttaaaaaaaaaaagtctcatcgcacATATgtagcgcgtgtgatgaggctagtaataattaaattattagagcattcatagttaggttaaataataataataataattgatggtgaactaaaaatcTAACCAACTCCAACTCGTCCATAGAAGGTGTCCAGAGCAGAAGGGACATCCCAcataagaaggtcgtccatggAAGGACGACTGTCCGTGGGAACGAGGTATGTTCGTCAAGAAGGCTCTTGGATGAGCCACTAACACTTATGGAATTCTCAAGTGTGGATTAGCCTACAAGAGCTGGCGATGGAACCCCATGTTATTATTTCAAGgtatgagtgagatccaggttCATTGCTGCAACTCCTTATTAAATACTTAACTTCTGATGACAGTTATATGAAAAAGTATATAActgttgtggaagttatccttaGACCCTCTAACCTCCTTAAATACAGgagaagttacaaatctaataaccgtttccagggcgcactatataaacacccatttaGACCAGataaaggtacgtttttacaattcctaaaaagttggaactccataACTTGAGAgcaaaaactaactttggcatcgaagggttcttggccggttcaccccggtcacctttgatcagtttttgttctttctttttcaggtctTCAAAATAGTCACTAGCCCTTCGAAGctcgaagcatccagcctactgattttcttcgcatcatcggTTGGCACTGTCTGTGGGAAATTCGCTCACTTGTGTTTTGACGATTCGCCTTTCCTCGACAAAAGACTGTATGGTTCggacaagatcaagggctaccagcccaggccaccaggagagtagggatgcttttAGTAATCCCCACCGTGATCGTCAGTCAGCAcatgtcatgcaaccgccttccatTCAACACATACAGTCCATGGCTACCACCATGGCAGAATTAACCCGTCAAAACcaagagttgaatagggagattaGTCTAAGGAGGCAACACCATGAAAGACACGCAGAAGGGCAAGCCTAGAGTCAAGAAGgtagaggagaaaatgttgagccCGAGAACCAATCAAGGGGCACTGCTTCAAGAAAAGTACCgcacttggagagggagatggaccaaACGAGAAAAGTTATAGACGAGATAAGGGAGAACATAAGAAGGCTGAACCCCGTAGATGACttagttcaccgaacggactctcctttcacggcttccatcaatagtcatcccTTACCCCCaaagttcaagatgccttccttggattcatatgatggaactcgtgacccgtgtgatcaTATCGCCACCTTCAAGACTACTATGCACTTTCAAGGGGTTCCGGACGAGATTATGCAAAGGGCATTCCCTATTACCCTTAAGGaaccagcgcgagtgtggttcagcaagatac from Castanea sativa cultivar Marrone di Chiusa Pesio chromosome 6, ASM4071231v1 includes:
- the LOC142640852 gene encoding uncharacterized protein LOC142640852, with translation MGKSSSSSKKKRSKNSSQGRTRKRSKSRNRVKKYNKSKKLRRRDDSLLSEEDDSKISVSVSCSSSEDDYKSRRARSRTRKDVKGSKKRAQRRSYSSESGEENKKRTRGHSHRRESSEESTRVRKKIGSKRKENSEVGRKTHKKKKPRREASVSSMSSGSCSCSMCQVGSTSSHEREFERHRGRSERREKEKKKVEKVRSETKRIRYRSRSCSSCSRSIESYKYPSEDKKTGENNSKRLRSVITVMEEENEDRVSNKDEYKEEIVYDNDDYPSCRSNDSNDGGYKRELDHHSNVAAAKKVRVDNEKGEEPVISNIRISELTESGKDIENQYNGCNPNSSGVGRNNGVKGKVAEVSGHANGDDLESILRQRALENLIKFRGGRHTNANTPASKKDKNDDDVKQPSTAEAELVQINLPEDGAKIVGTNSPQEDDAKLKGATKEVREIRVPALRRDGAKIVGTKSPKEHDAKLLGATEEVREIRVPALRRLSNFVLRNDEKIPDGKDLGHKSGSAEQEYPCAPDQVAITEKPYENVNSAVGSVIARPKLVTPLARQNSFKTHTTLKQAPTSGGSHLANVSVAGKTLGKSAAEPAQTVSPSSNNSDEDITKASGSAAPKSSSSGNSILAENSTNKPQGEATEGSQFEQKTMTVMRGGEMVQVSYKVYIPKKASALARRHLKR